The genomic interval AAATGCGAAATTTTGGTAGATTTACCGCTAAAATGGCACTTTATCGGCACATTACAAAAAAATAAAATAAATCAATTGATTACGTTAAAGCCTGTTTTATGGCAAAGTTGCAATAGTTTCGAACTTGCAGTCGCGGTTGATAAAAGGCTTGATTATCGCCTTGATACTTTGCTTGAAATAAACGTTGCAAATGAAGATTCGAAAAGCGGAATTTCAGCGGATGAGGCTATAGATACTTACAGAAAAATCAAAGCCGAATGTAAAAATTTAAATTTAGTAGGCGTGATGAGCATAGGCGCTCATAGCGATGATTTAAAGGAGATAATAAAAAGTTTTGAGCTAACTTATAAAATTTTTGAAAATTTACAAAAAAGCGGCGCTGCGATTTGTTCAATGGGAATGAGCGCCGATTTTGAAACCGCGATAAAATGCGGCTCAAATATGGTAAGGCTCGGTAGAATTCTGTATGCTTGAAATTTTAATCTATGATAAAAATATCATTTGATTTTTTAAAAATATAAAATTTAGAAGTTGTGTTTTCAAAAAAGTGTAGAAATTTATAATTGCCAGTTTGACAGCGATGCCAATTTTAAAGGCTGTATTTTTAAAAAGAGCTGATTTTTAATTAAAGCTGATTTTTCAAAATAAAATAAATTTATAGTAAAACTGCAATTTCTTCAAATGTAAAATTTAAAGATAATACGCATTTTTATTGATTACATTTTTAGAATGTTTTGTAGATTTTAGCGGAAGTGAATTTTATAAAATCACTTTAGTTCAAGGTGCAAATTTTAAAAATATTATGAACTTTTTAAACACTGTTTTTAACAAGTTTTTTCAAAATAAGTTTTATAAATTCCGATTTCAAATATATAAAGTTTAAAACAATTAAAAAATATCATAAGGCAAATATAATCAATCAAATTATGCTATAAAAAACGTTTTAGCTTAATCTGATGGTAATTTAAGGCTTTAAAATTTCATAAATCAAAACTTTATGCCTGAGAAATAGAACTTGAATATAAAGCTGAAAAATAAAAAAATATTTACATTGATAAATTTTACTATGCTTCATTAGAAAAAAAATAAACGAACATAATACTGATTTTCAAGAATTCTAAATTTTTACCGTTTGTATAATTATAGTTTTTTTCGGTTTCATTCTTTTTATTTTAAATTGCGATTTTTTGATAAAGTAGTAATATCCTTTAACTTTATTTTTTCAGCTGATTTTATAACGTGTAAAAATGAAAACTTGCAGAATTTATGGTAAGTCAAGATAAAAAATTAGCCGAAATTTAACGTGAAATTTATTATTAAGATAATTGAAACTGTGAAAATTTTTATGATTATATTTCAAAAATTATTAAAAAATATGAAATAAAATAAAAGTTGCAAGAAATTAAGTTTATTTATTCGATAATGTTTTATTTCGTTTTTGTATTTTTTACAAAATACGGCGCGTATAAATTATATAATAGCTTTTCAAACACTTAAGGCGTGAAATTCACGCCTTAACATTGCTATTTGATAGCTATTTTCTTGCTTTCTTTTGCTTCAACTTTCGGAATAAAAATTTCTAAAATTCCGTCTTTTTGTTCGGCTGTAATTTTATCGGTGTCAATATCGGTATTTATCGTAAAACTTCGCTCGAATTTACCGAAATAACTTTCGGTTCTTTGATAGCCGTTTTCTTTTTTTTCATTTTTAAACTTTCGCTCACCTGAAATTGTTAGCATATTTTTGTCAAGTTCTATATCGACATCTTCTTTTCTAACGCCAGGTAAATCCACCTCTATATAGTATCCGTTATCATCTTCTCTTGTATTTACAAGCGGAGCGAAAACACCGTTTTTCTCAAATGACGGAAAATTAAAGAAGTCGTCATTCAATGCCTTTAAGTTAAAAAATGGTCTGTAAGTTGAAATTTTCATCTCAAATCCTTTCATAAGTTTTATTAAAAAAATTGAGTGTATTATACTAAATTTTTATCATTTTATCAAGTATTTATTAGCACTTTATGTATAATAGTGCTAATAAGTTTATAAAATTTAGTAAATGTTTGATTTAAAAAATCCTAAATTTCATAAAACTTTAAGATGGCTTTAAATGATAATAAGATAAAATCACGTCTAGTTCTTTTGTTGTAAAAAAGACGATTCCGGTAAAAAAGAGGTATAAAAAATGAGCGATATTATCGCATATAAAGTAGATGGTGAGATTGTCGATACGCAAAGTTTCAAATCTTTAAAAAACGTTAAAAATGCTGAAGAAATTTATTTTGATAATAGCGAAGACGCTTTAAAAGTTATTCGCCATTCGTGTGCGCATCTTATGGCGCAAGCTATTTTGGCACTTTATCCGAATGCCAAATTTTTCGTAGGTCCTGCGATTGAAGACGGATTTTATTATGATTTCAGAGTGACGAAAGAAAATGGCGAAAAGCTTGGAAAAGAAGATTTGCAGGCAATCGAAAAGAAAATGAAAGAATTTATTGACGCCAAAGAGGAAATAGCTAAAATTTGCAGCACAAAAAGCGAAATAGCAAATGAATTTAAAAATGATGATTTAAAACAGGAAGTTTTAAAACGCATTCCTGATGGCGAAGTAAGTGTTTATAAGCAAGGTGATTTTAAAGATATTTGCCGCGGTCCTCACGTACCGAATACAAAATTTTTGCGATTTTTTAAACTGACTCGCGTAGCCGGCGCTTATCTTGGCGGAGATGAAAAACGCGAAATGCTAACTCGCATTTACGGTACGGCTTTTGCCGATAAAGAAAATCTGAATGAATATTTAAGAATTTTGGAAGAGGCTAAGAAAAGAGATCATAGAATAATCGGTAATGAAATGAAACTTTTTACATTCGATGATCAAATCGGTGCAGGACTTCCTGTTTGGCTTCCAAACGGTGCAAGAATGCGCTCAAAACTGGAAAAAATACTTTTTGGCGTTCATAGACGTCGTGGATATGAGCCTGTTCGCGGACCTGAAATTTTAAAAGCAGATGCTTGGAAAATTTCAGGACACTATACAAATTATAAAGAAAATATGTACTTTACAAAAATTGATGAGCAAGAATATGGCATAAAGCCGATGAATTGTGTCGGACATATAAAAGTTTATCAAAGTGAAATTCGTTCTTATCGCGACTTGCCTCTTAAATTTTTCGAATACGGTGTTGTTCATAGACATGAAAAAAGCGGTGTAATGCACGGACTTTTTAGAGTGCGCGAATTTACACAAGATGACGCGCATATTTTTTGTATGCCAAGCCAAATTAAAGAAAACGTGCTTGAAATTTTGGATTTTGTAGATAAAATAATGAAAAATTTCGGTTTTAGTTATGAAATGGAAATTTCAACAAAACCTGAAAAAGCAATAGGCGATGATAAAGTATGGGAAATAGCTACAAATGCACTTAAAGAAGCACTTGATGAAAACGGCTTTAAATACGGAATCGATGAAGGTGGTGGTGCATTTTACGGACCTAAAATCGATATTAAAATAACCGATGCTTTAAAACGAAAATGGCAATGCGGCACAATTCAAGTTGATTTTAATTTACCGAGCCGTTTTGATTTGGGATATATCGATGAAAACAATGAACGAAAACAACCGGTTATGCTTCACAGAGCAATATTGGGAAGTTTTGAAAGATTTATAGGTATTTTGATAGAGCATACTGCTGGAGAACTTCCATTTTTCATCGCGCCAACAGGAGTTAGTATAATTCCTATAAATGACGCACATCTTAACTATGCAAAAGAAGTTCAAAAAGCTTTGGCAAATTTGGAAGTTGATAGTGAAATTTTAAGTAAAAACGAAACTCTAAATAAACGTATTCGTACAGCCGAAAAAGGACGGGTGCCAATGATTTTAGTTTTGGGAGATAATGAGGTAAAAAATAGAAGCGTGGCTCTAAGAGATCGCAGAGCACGCGCTCAGTCGAACTTATCGCTTGATGAGTTTTTGGAATTTGTAAAAAATAAACTAAATGAGGTGAATTTTTGAGTAAAGGAAAAGAGGTTTTTTTAAACGAAGACATTAGAGCCGCAGAGCTTCGTTGTATAGGTGATGACGGCAAAGCATACGGTATTTTACCAAGAGAAAAAGCGCTTGAAGTAGCGTATCAATCGGGACTTGATTTGGTTTTGATAGCTCCAGATGCAAAACCGCCGGTAGCAAAAATTATGGATTATAAAAAATTTTGCTACCAACAAGAAAAAAAGCTGAAAGAGGCTAAAAAAAAGCAAAAAGTCATTGAAATAAAAGAGATTAAATTTTCCGCTAAAATCGCACAAAATGATGTAAATTATAAAATCAAACATGCAAAAGAATTTTTAGATGATGACAAACATGTCAAACTCCGCGTTTTTCTAAAAGGACGTGAAATTGCGACGCCTGAAATCGGCGTAAATCTTTTAAATAAAATTTGGGATGAGTATTTTGAAGGAAATGCAACCAAAGAAAAAGAACCGATTATAGAAGGCAGATATGTAAGCATGCTTGTGACTCCAAAAAAAGTGTAGGCCGCTATATTTTTAATTATCAAATTTTGAGAAAAATGATTTTTAAATCGTTTTTCTCACGCCCATAGTAATTAAAAAAATTATTATAAATTATAAAATTTAAAAAATAGCATAATTTATAATAATAAAATGTCAGTTTATTCGTAAAAATTTAAATTCATTTTAATCTTCAATTCTGCTAGCTTGAGACTAAAGTATTTTTATTTAAATGTTTAGATTATTGATTTTACAACAAAATTCGCGTAAAATTTATGTAAATTTCTTAAACATATTGCGTTTTTTAAGTTTATTTTATCAAACAATAAATGATTTAAAAATTTTACTTATTTTTTTATATAAAAACAGACATAAATTTTGTTTATATAACAAAATCACTAAATATTTATTAACTTTATTATAAAAAATTAAAAATTAGAGTATTTCTAGATGGATATTTTTTATCTTTCGGCACAATTTTAACAAAATAAATTTATGTAAAAACTTGTGACAACATACAACTTAAAATATAGTTAAAATGTTATTTAAAAAAGCTTGGCTTTTTTCGCAATAACTGTAATAAATTATGAAATAGAAGCATTAAAAAACTAAAAAAATAGTTAAAATTTAACTGATGTCATATTTACAAAATATCATTAAATCGGTAGCAGTAAAAACTACCAAGCATATTATAATTGCAGGTAAACCTATTCGTCTACTGAAACTTTTGAAATTTTAACTTATATTAAAATTCAGTGAAATTTATTTAAATTATAACTTCAGAAATCACTAAACCCCAACTTATAACTGCCAAAATTATACTCAAACACACAGCCGATGAAGCCGTATCTTTTGCAATCTTTGCAAGAGGATTAAAATCCGGCATTACCATATTTACAATACTTTCTATAGCCGAATTGATACATTCTAAAATAAAAATTAAAACAATAACAAAAATTAAAAACAAATGCTTGCTCAAACTGATATCCAAAAAAAATGAAATAAAAATAAAAATCGTTCCCAAAACAACTTCAATCTTAAAACTTACTTCATTTTTTATCATCCACGCAAGACCATCCAAGGCATATTTTGTATTTTTAAAAAAATTATATTCAGGTTTCAAAATTTTTCCTTTTCGTTAATAATATCAAAAAAATTTTAAGGAAAAGCTGTAAAATTCATAATTTCAAAAATATATAACTAAAATTTTACAAATTCGCCATTTTCTATTTTAAAAAGAGCAGGGGGCCAATTTAACGCATGATCTTTAATTTTATTTTTAAAAACGCTTTTGTGTTTTAAATTTATAAAACCGTTATAAAAATAATCAAGTCCAATCATCGATGAATAGGCAATCCAGTCATATTTTAGATTGATATTGAATACATTTGCAAAATTTTCTATTGTTGGCGGAATTTCATCATCAATCGAGTTTGCAATAATTAAATTTTTAGTTATTTCGCCATAATTTAAAATTTCAGGCGTAAAGTTTATCTGTGTAGAAAGGATAAGTTTTTGATTTTGTAAATTGTCAAGTATGATTTTGGCATTATACGGTGCTAAATTTAGCACAACGCCGGAATTTTGCGGTACTTTATCAAGTTCTTTTAAAAACGTGAAATCAAAATTTGAGCTGCGTAAAATTTTGACAGGTTTAATCTCATCGTCAAAATATTCATTTAAAATTTCACTTATATAATTTGTGTCGCTTATAAAATATATAGGCTTTTTTGCGATTTTTGAAAGCGTTTTCGTTTGAGAGCGGTAATCGATTCCGCCGTATATAATGTTTCCGAAACTTCCAAAACTTTTAGGCAAAGTAGGAATATAATAAAATTTTCCAAAAACGGCATTTTCATCTATAAATTTTGCTCCTTTTGAGCTTACTGCCGCTATTATTATAGAAGCTCCATCTTCGTTTATTTCGTCCAACGCTTTTTGTAAAGAGCTTTCATTTTCGTCGCCGCAATAATAAACTTTTGCATCCATTTCCAAATTATTACTTAAAATGTAGGCAAAAATTCCGTTTTTTACACTCTCACCGTAAGATCCGACCGCTATTTCAGGTATCAAAATCGCTATTTTGTTATTTGTTTGAAATTTCAAGCTGTCATCTATAATCCACGATTTTTGTGAAATTTCAGTTAAATTTTCTTCATTAAAATCTTCAGCTTTTATAAACGCAAAAGCCAAAAATAAAAAAACAAAAAATCTCATAAACTTTTTCCCGCTTTTTTAAGATCTGCTTTAAAAAGTTCTATTTTGCTTGGATTTAACGCGATAAAATGCATATCGAAAGTCGGCATAAACTTTACATCTCCATCCATAAACATAGAGCCGTGAATTAGTGAAATATCTGGCATTTGTTCATTTCTTAACACGATTTTTGAAACTATTGCTCCAAAAAGCAAAACGATTTTCGGTTTTACCAGTTTAATTTCATCAAAAATATACGGACTGCAATTTACAATAGTTCGCATACTTATATCATTTGGAGCAGGGCATTTTATCAAAAAAGTCGTGTAAATTTTATGAGAACTCAATTTACATTCGTCAAACAGCTCAAGAATTTTTTTTCCGAAATTTCCGCTGTAAATTTTTCCGTTTTTTTCATCGGCTTCGCTTGGACTTAAAAAAATAGCCATTATTTCACTGCTTTCGCTTCCTTGTGGCAAAATATCGGCACTTTTTGATTTGCATAGTTCGCAAAGATTACAGACTTTTATTTCTTTCATCATTTCATCCAAATTATCGAAACTGAACTCTGGTCGGTTTAGCAAAAAACACTCATCTATGTAATCGTAGCCAAAAAGTTTGTAATAATAAAGTCTGTAAATAAGTGAATTGTTATTCATTTTTTTGCTGTAAAACCTCTGTCAAAGCCTGCCAAATCTTTGTAAAATTGTGCTTTAAAGCCGTTTTTTACGAGCTCTTTTTTTAAAATTTCTTTTTGATCGTATCCTATTTCGCAAGCTAAAAATTTAGTGCGATTTGCACTTTGATTTATTAAATTTATTAAAATTTCACTTCCGTTTTTTCCGCCTATCAGTGCAGTTTCCGGTTCTTTTAAAACATAATCGTCAAGCGGATAATCTTGCGCGATATAAGGAGGATTCGAAACGACAAGATCGAAATTTCCTTCAACATTTTCAAATAAATCGGAAATTTTAAAATCAATTTCAACACCATGAAATTTGGCATTTTTAATTGCCGTTTTTAAAGCTTTTTTGCTTATATCTACGGCCAAAATTTCAGCATCTTTTATATTTTTTTTAAGCATAATGCTTATAATTCCGCTTCCTGTGCCGATTTCTAAAATTTTAGGCGCTTTAAAATTTTTTAAAATTTCAAGTGATTTATTTACTAGAATTTCCGTTTCAAATCTTGGAATAAGAACGCTTTCATCCACAAAAAAAATTTCTCCAAAAAACTCAACTTCATTTGTGATGTAAGCAAGCGGTTTACCGTTTTGAAATTTTTCTATAAACTCCCAGAATTTTGAGTTTTCATCAAGCTCTTTATCAAGATTTAAAATCAGATCCGTATCGCTAAATTTCCTGTCAAATTTTAAAATTTCGCGTGCTGTAACTTTTGAGTTTATACGAGCGCTTGCGATTTTTAAAGCGTCAGCGATTCTCATTTAGCTCTTGTATCCGCTCAAAAAGGCTCGGATGTGAATTATAAACGGCTGAGTATAAAGGATGAGCAAGCGGAAAAGATTTATTTTCGCTGCCAAGTTTTTTAAGAGCGGAAATCATATCATCGGCACTTTGTGAATTAGCGCCGAAATTATCCGCGCCGAATTCGTGCGAGCGGCTTATTTTAGCAATTATCGGCTCTAAAAATGTTTGTAAAATCGGCAAAAATAAAATCATAAAAATCAGCAAGCTTGCGCCGTTTGAAAACAAACCGATACTGTTTAAAATATCAAAATTTAAATTTCCAAAAACACCAAAAATTATGGCAAAAACAAAAAATTGAAGCACAATGTTTTTTAAAATATCGCCGTGTTTGAAATGTCCAAGTTCGTGTCCAAGTACAGCTAAAATTTCATTTTGTGTGAGTTTTTGAATCAATGTATCGAAAAGCACAACTCTTTTAGTCGTTCCAAATCCGCCAAAATAAGCGTTTAATCTTTTATCTCTTTTGCTTGCGTCAATTACAAAAACACCACTGCTTTTAAAACCGCATTTTTGCAAAAGTCCTTCAATTGACGTTTTTAATTCGCCGTTTTGTAAAGGCGACATTTTGTTGAAAATCGGTGCTATTAAAGTTGGATAAATCAAACTTACGATTAAAACTAAGATAAAACTTAACATAAATCCATAAATCCACCAAAATTTTCCCAAATTTTGGATACAAAATAAAAGTGCAAAAATTACGATTCCGCCAAAAATCAGGGTTAAAACAAATGATTTGATGCTGTCTTGTATAAAAATTTTTGGTGTGATATTTGAAAAGCCGAGTTTTTTGTCTTTATAAAATTTCTCATAAATGTTTAAAGGAAGTGATAAAATCGCGCCGCATATCAAAAACGCTAAAACCAAAAGTGTTTCGTTTAACAATTCATTTTTAAAAATTCCGAGGTTAAAAATGAAATTTTGTAAAATTTTAAGACCTGTCAAAAGCCAAAAAAGTGCTATAAAAAATTCATAAAAATACGAGAAAATTTGAAATTTCTGATTTATTATCGCCACATTTGCAGCTTTTTTATAATCCGTTTCATTTAAAACTACAGCCGGTTCGTTAATTTTCGCTTTTACAAAGTTTAGTTGCAAAATAGCTAAAATAAGGCGATAAAGTGAATAAATAGCATATAAAAAAATCAGTAAATACAACATTTTTAGCCTTTGTTAGCTTCTACAAGCGACAAAATTTCAAAATATTCGTTTTCCATTTGATTTAGTGTTCCTTTTTTCTCTTCAAGTTCTTCAAATAGCGGTTGAAGACCTAATTTTTGATAGATTTCAGGTGTAGAAAGCGCGTGATTCAGCTCTTTTATGCGCGTTTCGAGTTTTTCTATTTTATCCGGATATTCGTTTAAAATTTTATTTTGTTTGTAGCTGAGTTTAAAATCTGAACTTTTTTGTTTAACTTGTTTTTCAGTGTCTTGAACGTTTTTTTCGAAATCGTCAATCTCTTTCATTTCATCTTCTATTTCAAGATATTCGCTGTATTCAAGATGTGATTGTTCGATTTTACCGTTTCCTGTAAATATCCAAAGTTTGTTTGTGATTTTATCTACAAAATATCTATCGTGGCTGACGATAAGTACCGCGCCGCTGAAAGATAGCAGATAATCTTCCAGAATATTGATTGTAGCGATATCCAAATCGTTTGTCGGTTCGTCCAGAATTAAGCAGTCGTGTTCTTCTGTAAAAAGTTTTGCAAGCGCCAGACGATTTTTTTCTCCACCGCTTAAAGTAGCCACCGGCTTATCCAAAAATTCTTTTGGAAAAAGGAAGTTTTTAAGATAGCCGTAAACGTGCATATAATGTCCTCTAACCATAATATGGTCGCCGCCGTTCGGGCAAAAAATTTCTATTAAACTTTTATCATCGCTGATATTTGTTCGTTGTTGATCGAAATATCCGATTTTTAAGTCGCCTATTTTTATTTCGCCGCTATCGATTTTGTTTCTGCCGAGAAGAATTTTTAAAAGCGTGCTTTTTCCAAGACCATTTGCGCCTACAATGCCTATCCGTTCTCCTTGTAAAACTCGTGCGCTGAAATTTTCTATAAGAGTCTTTGAAAAAATTCTTTTTGTTATATTTTTTAATTCAAAAAGCATTTTTTTGCGGTTTTCACCGCCGGTTCCGCCTTTATTAAAGCTTTTTACTGCGCGTTCAAGTTC from Campylobacter hominis ATCC BAA-381 carries:
- a CDS encoding YggS family pyridoxal phosphate-dependent enzyme; the encoded protein is MKLSEISDRIEKARAGANIWENVKLLAVSKNVDTNAVENLFSQGQIDFGENRVQELKRKCEILVDLPLKWHFIGTLQKNKINQLITLKPVLWQSCNSFELAVAVDKRLDYRLDTLLEINVANEDSKSGISADEAIDTYRKIKAECKNLNLVGVMSIGAHSDDLKEIIKSFELTYKIFENLQKSGAAICSMGMSADFETAIKCGSNMVRLGRILYA
- a CDS encoding Hsp20/alpha crystallin family protein, translated to MKISTYRPFFNLKALNDDFFNFPSFEKNGVFAPLVNTREDDNGYYIEVDLPGVRKEDVDIELDKNMLTISGERKFKNEKKENGYQRTESYFGKFERSFTINTDIDTDKITAEQKDGILEIFIPKVEAKESKKIAIK
- the thrS gene encoding threonine--tRNA ligase, whose product is MSDIIAYKVDGEIVDTQSFKSLKNVKNAEEIYFDNSEDALKVIRHSCAHLMAQAILALYPNAKFFVGPAIEDGFYYDFRVTKENGEKLGKEDLQAIEKKMKEFIDAKEEIAKICSTKSEIANEFKNDDLKQEVLKRIPDGEVSVYKQGDFKDICRGPHVPNTKFLRFFKLTRVAGAYLGGDEKREMLTRIYGTAFADKENLNEYLRILEEAKKRDHRIIGNEMKLFTFDDQIGAGLPVWLPNGARMRSKLEKILFGVHRRRGYEPVRGPEILKADAWKISGHYTNYKENMYFTKIDEQEYGIKPMNCVGHIKVYQSEIRSYRDLPLKFFEYGVVHRHEKSGVMHGLFRVREFTQDDAHIFCMPSQIKENVLEILDFVDKIMKNFGFSYEMEISTKPEKAIGDDKVWEIATNALKEALDENGFKYGIDEGGGAFYGPKIDIKITDALKRKWQCGTIQVDFNLPSRFDLGYIDENNERKQPVMLHRAILGSFERFIGILIEHTAGELPFFIAPTGVSIIPINDAHLNYAKEVQKALANLEVDSEILSKNETLNKRIRTAEKGRVPMILVLGDNEVKNRSVALRDRRARAQSNLSLDEFLEFVKNKLNEVNF
- the infC gene encoding translation initiation factor IF-3, producing the protein MSKGKEVFLNEDIRAAELRCIGDDGKAYGILPREKALEVAYQSGLDLVLIAPDAKPPVAKIMDYKKFCYQQEKKLKEAKKKQKVIEIKEIKFSAKIAQNDVNYKIKHAKEFLDDDKHVKLRVFLKGREIATPEIGVNLLNKIWDEYFEGNATKEKEPIIEGRYVSMLVTPKKV
- a CDS encoding diacylglycerol kinase — translated: MKPEYNFFKNTKYALDGLAWMIKNEVSFKIEVVLGTIFIFISFFLDISLSKHLFLIFVIVLIFILECINSAIESIVNMVMPDFNPLAKIAKDTASSAVCLSIILAVISWGLVISEVII
- a CDS encoding uracil-DNA glycosylase family protein, yielding MNNNSLIYRLYYYKLFGYDYIDECFLLNRPEFSFDNLDEMMKEIKVCNLCELCKSKSADILPQGSESSEIMAIFLSPSEADEKNGKIYSGNFGKKILELFDECKLSSHKIYTTFLIKCPAPNDISMRTIVNCSPYIFDEIKLVKPKIVLLFGAIVSKIVLRNEQMPDISLIHGSMFMDGDVKFMPTFDMHFIALNPSKIELFKADLKKAGKSL
- the prmC gene encoding peptide chain release factor N(5)-glutamine methyltransferase, which gives rise to MRIADALKIASARINSKVTAREILKFDRKFSDTDLILNLDKELDENSKFWEFIEKFQNGKPLAYITNEVEFFGEIFFVDESVLIPRFETEILVNKSLEILKNFKAPKILEIGTGSGIISIMLKKNIKDAEILAVDISKKALKTAIKNAKFHGVEIDFKISDLFENVEGNFDLVVSNPPYIAQDYPLDDYVLKEPETALIGGKNGSEILINLINQSANRTKFLACEIGYDQKEILKKELVKNGFKAQFYKDLAGFDRGFTAKK
- a CDS encoding M48 family metallopeptidase → MLYLLIFLYAIYSLYRLILAILQLNFVKAKINEPAVVLNETDYKKAANVAIINQKFQIFSYFYEFFIALFWLLTGLKILQNFIFNLGIFKNELLNETLLVLAFLICGAILSLPLNIYEKFYKDKKLGFSNITPKIFIQDSIKSFVLTLIFGGIVIFALLFCIQNLGKFWWIYGFMLSFILVLIVSLIYPTLIAPIFNKMSPLQNGELKTSIEGLLQKCGFKSSGVFVIDASKRDKRLNAYFGGFGTTKRVVLFDTLIQKLTQNEILAVLGHELGHFKHGDILKNIVLQFFVFAIIFGVFGNLNFDILNSIGLFSNGASLLIFMILFLPILQTFLEPIIAKISRSHEFGADNFGANSQSADDMISALKKLGSENKSFPLAHPLYSAVYNSHPSLFERIQELNENR
- a CDS encoding ABC-F family ATP-binding cassette domain-containing protein, whose amino-acid sequence is MALVDFIDVSKKFGANVILDTVNFSVNDKERIAIIGKNGSGKSTLMKILCGEMQADSGRVIVQNGINIQMLAQNPKFDENLSVRDALKKELQEIFDKINEYTEILNELSQNPDNKELIQKQNDLIKFIDSKDGWQIDAKIERVLENFKLKEYENRSVCTLSGGEIRRVALGALILKKPDVLLLDEPTNHLDVYMVKFLEEMLLNSKQTIVFISHDRYFIQRLATRTVELEDGALRSFEGGYENYLHKKQEILASLEKSHETLIKQLRYEEEWLHRGVKARLKRNEGRKERIFAMREEAKKNPGTIRRVKLELERAVKSFNKGGTGGENRKKMLFELKNITKRIFSKTLIENFSARVLQGERIGIVGANGLGKSTLLKILLGRNKIDSGEIKIGDLKIGYFDQQRTNISDDKSLIEIFCPNGGDHIMVRGHYMHVYGYLKNFLFPKEFLDKPVATLSGGEKNRLALAKLFTEEHDCLILDEPTNDLDIATINILEDYLLSFSGAVLIVSHDRYFVDKITNKLWIFTGNGKIEQSHLEYSEYLEIEDEMKEIDDFEKNVQDTEKQVKQKSSDFKLSYKQNKILNEYPDKIEKLETRIKELNHALSTPEIYQKLGLQPLFEELEEKKGTLNQMENEYFEILSLVEANKG